The Antennarius striatus isolate MH-2024 chromosome 23, ASM4005453v1, whole genome shotgun sequence genome has a segment encoding these proteins:
- the nedd8 gene encoding NEDD8 encodes MLIKVKTLTGKEIEIDIEPTDKVERIKERVEEKEGIPPQQQRLIYSGKQMNDEKTAADYKIQGGSVLHLVLALRGGRVASSQHAL; translated from the exons ATGTTGATTAAAGTGAAG ACACTCACAGGCAAGGAGATCGAGATTGACATAGAGCCCACAGATAag GTGGAGCGTATTAAAGAAAGggtggaggagaaagaaggaatcccaccacagcagcagaggctgatctatagcggaaaacaaat GAACGAtgagaaaacagcagcagactATAAAATCCAGGGCGGCTCTGTTCTTCATTTAGTGCTTGCTTTGCGAGGAGGACGGGTCGCATCGTCCCAGCATGCATTGTAG
- the gmpr2 gene encoding GMP reductase 2, translating into MPRIENDIKLDFKDVLLRPKRSTLKSRSEVDLTRSFIFRNSKGSYRGIPIIAANMDTVGTFEMALALNQFTLFTAIHKHYSVDDWTEFAEKHPECLQNVAVSTGTGDGDFERISAILAAVPQLQYICVDVANGYSEHFVHFVKDVREKFPSHTIMAGNVVTGEMVEELILAGADIIKVGIGPGSVCTTRKKTGVGYPQLSAVIECADAAHGLGGHIISDGGCTCPGDVSKAFGAGADFVMLGGMLAGHSESGGDIVEKNGKKYKLFYGMSSDTAMKRHAGGVAEYRASEGKTVEVIYKGPVEATVRDILGGVRSTCTYVGAAKLKELSRRTTFIRVTQQLNTVFGNDS; encoded by the exons atgccacgAATTGAGAATGACATCAAGCTGGATTTTAAGGATGTACTCCTCCGTCCAAAGAGGAGCACACTGAAGTCTAGGAGTGAG GTGGATCTCACGAGGAGCTTCATTTTCAGGAACTCTAAGGGCAGCTACAGAGGGATCCCCATCATCGCTGCTAACATGGACACAGTCGGGACCTTTGAGATGGCCTTAGCTTTGAACCAG TTTACACTCTTCACTGCGATCCACAAACATTATTCTGTCGATGACTGGACGGAGTTTGCAGAGAAGCATCCGGAATGCTTGCAG AACGTAGCTGTCAGCACTGGAACGGGCGACGGTGACTTTGAAAGGATTTCAGCCATATTGGCGGCTGTGCCACAGCTGCAGTATATCTGTGTGGATGTGGCCAACGGCTACTCGGAACATTTCGTTCACTTTGTCAAAGACGTCAGGGAGAAATTCCCGTCTCACACTATAATG GCGGGAAATGTGGTGACAGGAGAGATGGTAGAAGAGCTGATCCTGGCTGGTGCTGACATCATCAAAGTCGGGATCGGACCAG GCTCTGTGTGCACCACCCGCAAGAAGACGGGGGTGGGGTACCCTCAGCTCAGCGCTGTGATTGAATGCGCCGATGCAGCCCATGGTTTGGGGGGGCACATCATCTCT GATGGGGGTTGCACCTGCCCAGGAGATGTCTCAAAGGCTTTTG GCGCCGGAGCCGACTTTGTGATGCTGGGTGGAATGCTTGCCGGCCACTCAGAAAGCGGGGGGGACATTGTTGAGAAAAACGGCAAGAAATACAAATTGTTCTACGGAATGAGCTCTGACACGGCGATGAAGAGACACGCGGGAGGCGTGGCTGAGTATAG AGCATCAGAAGGGAAGACCGTTGAAGTTATTTACAAAGGGCCGGTGGAGGCGACAGTGCGAGACATCCTGGGCGGGGTCCGCTCCACCTGCACCTACGTGGGGGCCGCCAAACTCAAGGAGCTGAGCCGCAGGACCACCTTCATCAGGGTCACCCAGCAGCTCAACACCGTCTTTGGCAACGACAGCTGA